One Ananas comosus cultivar F153 linkage group 1, ASM154086v1, whole genome shotgun sequence DNA window includes the following coding sequences:
- the LOC109710222 gene encoding pentatricopeptide repeat-containing protein At1g74900, mitochondrial-like: protein MKRRSKTDPVCAPDVVSYTTVLHGLGLSGQLRRAREVLDEMPQRGVLPNVAAYNALIQVICKKGTVDDALAVFDEMLSRGYTPNSTTYNVIIRGLCHAAEFDRALGFVDRMRRDRCGPNVQTHNIIMRCYFEEGEIEKGLEMFDKMGVRGACLPNLDTYNVIVSAMFVRKRGEDMVVAGKMVREMVERGFLPRRFMFNRVVNGLLVTGNQDFARELLRLQDKCGRLRREIKI from the coding sequence ATGAAGCGGCGATCCAAAACGGACCCGGTTTGCGCCCCCGACGTGGTCTCCTACACCACCGTGCTCCACGGATTGGGGCTCAGCGGCCAACTCCGAAGAGCCCGAGAGGTGCTCGACGAAATGCCGCAACGAGGCGTCCTCCCCAACGTTGCTGCGTACAACGCGCTCATCCAGGTAATATGCAAAAAGGGCACCGTCGACGATGCCCTCgcggtgttcgacgaaatgctcAGTAGAGGTTACACCCCGAATTCGACCACATATAATGTTATTATACGGGGGCTCTGCCACGCGGCGGAGTTCGACCGGGCTCTGGGGTTCGTGGACCGGATGCGGCGCGACAGGTGCGGGCCCAACGTGCAGACGCATAATATTATCATGCGGTGCTACTTTGAGGAGGGGGAGATTGAGAAGGGGCTGGAGATGTTTGATAAAATGGGCGTGAGAGGCGCGTGCTTGCCGAATTTGGATACGTATAATGTAATTGTAAGTGCGATGTTTGTGAGGAAGAGGGGGGAGGACATGGTGGTGGCTGGGAAAATGGTGAGGGAGATGGTGGAGAGAGGGTTTCTGCCGCGGAGGTTTATGTTTAATAGGGTGGTTAATGGGTTGTTGGTTACGGGGAATCAGGATTTTGCGAGAGAATTGTTGCGGTTGCAGGATAAGTGCGGACGGTTGCGAAGGGAGATCAAGATTTGA
- the LOC109710175 gene encoding uncharacterized protein LOC109710175 yields MNALTVDAWIDARLIKTYLSIYIYIYIYIYIYICTAMNFRECDYDEAKSLVLEGLLRGYVQKICVEAWKGVGATALLREVAEAVETRGKRVFETVIKVVRPAPFRNRREMQRAVAEQLNLLSPSVTAAFDAEDEDNDFSGEELSSRDLVSEVLREINRAVKDRRVLLVLCNNIAGGQLIQPLRLPYSIIGRSRGNAVLWTSGMNITREVASASADFILRIEPSGRTTALDLVYKEAVEIARYIDESSGGRLRTAGQVVLRCFWYCLLLLRRAAFNRSALLPDDGRPLEDAVKYFVCDGILQGDAAWEIVKALAPLIGPIVNDQQLQYWHDTFSTWTPSASDLLLLPPKTLSIDSTTQGDWVKFSSPSSSKEEEEGYRWISVCSPQTNNPEPWDFFFKEYRGSVMSDVSSVFWRFEKTHELALPDGFFDYLSNVRVLDLLGCVVSPIGYSSFLRLRNLRMLRLERCKVTSLDPNSHSSAPKGRREPFLFDNLWVLNLYNSDADAFLLAGKAIELMPNLLELDLKEETSLLHLVDLNELQEHMHKLKVLKLSGNIDTTFLRKSISMAISLKELILTDCEGLEYLNFNLLATIETISLQRCASLKEVELVDPAAALLPNLKTFHLSESKLIAKLSLQGCRKLENVDLQELTGLEALDLSCTAIKVVDVSKLPQLKQLFLLGCEQLRRVAGLNKGPSLDVLYLDNYNGGGACDVDQCLDSFQNQRLSELTKVSNDVDQRLFHAHVVVRDVRLFRSLYYAFLDALRRAKSSFHIHVKGSSTAKRGTNIGTTTGSNATITSALCYADVLNTMTDRHCQHHPSPPAMPLNNHIEVDGGHDSRIVEEDDFGNIMRFANSLFIHDNTSKFTMGIQFRHLKCFRIERCPNLEFIFSRRDAANLKFIFFSWGAAYSLESIWLSQLPRLKALCKQEKIGQLKHIYLEFCPRLEYVLPSVSELHDLETINICYCGDLTAIFKSDDDHKKDKREAAPQLLPKLRSIHLQELPKLQHIYELNICAPSLKEIKIMGCLNLRKLPLFGRLDARSIRTVKISCEKDWWDKLQWDGLESNHHSSLFNPKHCPYYKKRMKARYL; encoded by the coding sequence ATGAATGCTCTCACCGTTGATGCATGGATTGACGCTCGATTAATTAAAacctacctatctatctatatatatatatatatatatatatatatatatatatgtacggcCATGAATTTCCGTGAATGCGACTACGACGAGGCAAAGAGTCTTGTGCTTGAAGGCTTGCTCCGTGGGTACGTACAGAAGATCTGCGTGGAGGCATGGAAGGGAGTCGGGGCGACCGCTTTACTCCGAGAGGTGGCGGAAGCGGTCGAGACGCGGGGGAAGCGCGTGTTTGAGACGGTGATCAAGGTGGTGCGGCCCGCACCATTTCGGAACCGCAGGGAGATGCAGAGGGCGGTGGCAGAGCAGCTGAATCTACTATCTCCTTCGGTGACGGCCGCGTTCGACGCGGAAGACGAAGACAACGACTTCTCGGGTGAGGAACTCAGCTCAAGAGACCTGGTTTCGGAGGTCTTAAGGGAGATAAACAGAGCTGTGAAGGATCGTAGAGTGCTGCTCGTCCTTTGCAATAATATTGCGGGTGGCCAGTTAATTCAACCTCTTAGATTGCCTTATTCTATCATAGGGCGGTCGAGAGGCAATGCGGTGTTGTGGACCTCTGGGATGAATATAACCAGGGAAGTCGCATCAGCAAGTGCAGATTTTATCCTAAGGATTGAGCCATCAGGCAGAACAACCGCACTTGATCTTGTGTACAAGGAGGCCGTCGAGATTGCCCGTTACATTGATGAGAGCAGCGGTGGGCGCTTGCGGACCGCCGGGCAAGTAGTCCTCCGTTGCTTTTGGTATTGCCTGCTGTTGTTGCGTAGAGCAGCGTTTAACCGATCAGCACTACTACCCGATGATGGTCGGCCCCTGGAAGATGCTGTCAAGTATTTTGTGTGCGACGGAATTTTACAAGGAGATGCGGCGTGGGAGATTGTGAAAGCACTAGCTCCGCTGATTGGACCTATAGTAAATGATCAACAACTACAATATTGGCATGATACCTTTTCCACTTGGACGCCGAGTGCGTCTGACTTGTTGTTGTTGCCCCCAAAAACTTTATCGATCGACTCTACCACACAAGGAGATTGGGTAAAGTtctcatcaccatcatcatcgaaggaggaggaagagggttACCGTTGGATCTCAGTATGCTCTCCTCAAACTAATAATCCAGAGCCATGGGATTTCTTCTTCAAAGAATATCGTGGTTCAGTCATGTCTGATGTTTCATCCGTTTTTTGGCGTTTTGAGAAAACACACGAATTAGCTCTACCGGACGGCTTCTTCGACTATCTCAGCAACGTTCGAGTGCTAGACCTTCTCGGCTGCGTAGTAAGTCCTATAGGATATTCCTCCTTCCTTCGTCTTCGCAACCTGAGAATGCTTAGGCTGGAGCGGTGCAAAGTAACTTCTCTTGATCCTAATTCTCATTCTTCAGCACCAAAGGGGCGACGAGAACCATTCCTTTTTGATAACTTATGGGTCCTGAATTTATACAACTCGGATGCCGATGCGTTTCTTCTTGCAGGCAAAGCCATTGAGCTCATGCCTAACCTCCTGGAGCTCGATCTCAAAGAAGAAACTTCTCTCCTACACCTGGTGGATCTAAATGAACTCCAAGAGCACATGCACAAATTGAAAGTTTTAAAGCTGTCAGGAAACATCGACACCACTTTTTTGCGAAAGAGCATATCCATGGCAATCAGCCTCAAAGAACTTATTCTCACTGATTGCGAGGGGTTAGAATATCTAAACTTCAATCTCCTTGCAACAATTGAAACAATCAGCCTACAAAGGTGCGCATCGCTAAAAGAGGTGGAGCTTGTCGACCCTGCAGCAGCTCTTTTGCCCAACCTCAAGACCTTCCACCTCAGCGAGTCTAAGCTGATCGCCAAGCTCTCCTTACAAGGATGCCGTAAGTTGGAGAACGTAGACCTACAGGAATTGACGGGGCTTGAGGCGCTCGATCTTTCATGCACCGCAATAAAAGTGGTGGATGTCAGCAAACTCCCACAACTGAAGCAATTATTTCTCCTCGGATGCGAGCAACTCCGTAGAGTAGCCGGTCTTAATAAAGGACCAAGCCTAGATGTGCTGTACTTGGATAACTACAACGGCGGCGGTGCTTGCGACGTCGATCAGTGCCTTGATTCCTTTCAAAATCAAAGACTAAGTGAGCTAACCAAGGTAAGTAATGATGTTGATCAGAGATTATTCCATGCTCATGTGGTCGTGAGGGATGTTAGGCTCTTCCGGTCACTTTATTATGCCTTTCTTGATGCATTAAGAAGAGCAAAATCCAGCTTCCATATCCACGTCAAGGGTTCTTCAACTGCTAAGAGAGGCACTAATATTGGTACTACCACCGGATCGAATGCTACTATAACGTCGGCATTATGTTATGCAGATGTTTTAAACACTATGACAGATCGTCACTGTCAACATCACCCGTCGCCACCTGCTATGCCCCTGAATAATCACATAGAGGTTGATGGAGGTCACGATTCCAGAATAGTAGAGGAAGATGACTTTGGAAACATAATGAGATTTGCTAATTCTTTATTCATTCACGACAACACATCTAAGTTTACCATGGGCATTCAATTCAGACATCTCAAATGTTTCCGCATTGAGAGGTGCCCTAATTTGGAGTTTATCTTCTCTAGGCGGGATGCGgctaatttgaagtttatcttctTTAGTTGGGGTGCGGCTTATTCTTTGGAGAGCATATGGCTCAGCCAACTTCCGAGACTCAAAGCTTTATGTAAACAAGAAAAGATTGGGCAACTTAAGCATATTTACTTGGAGTTTTGCCCGAGGCTCGAATATGTACTCCCCTCAGTGTCAGAGCTACACGACTTGGAAACAATCAACATCTGTTATTGCGGCGATCTAACGGCAATTTTCAAATCTGATGATGAtcataaaaaagataaaagagaagCTGCTCCACAGCTACTTCCGAAACTGAGGTCGATCCATCTACAGGAGCTTCCGAAGCTACAACACATATACGAGCTAAACATTTGTGCTCCGTCGCTGAAAGAGATCAAGATTATGGGGTGTTTGAATCTCAGAAAACTTCCTCTTTTCGGCCGGTTGGACGCTCGTTCAATAAGAACTGTGAAGATTAGCTGCGAGAAGGATTGGTGGGATAAGCTACAATGGGatgggttagaatccaaccacCACTCCTCTCTCTTCAACCCAAAACATTGTCCTTACTATAAGAAGCGTATGAAAGCTAGATATTTGTGA